One stretch of Nodularia sp. LEGE 06071 DNA includes these proteins:
- a CDS encoding YkgJ family cysteine cluster protein encodes MANWQCVKQCGACCNLDPSERPDLEEYLSPAELEQYLSMVGEGGWCINFDHTNRECSIYANRPRFCRVEPETFQDMYGIEPEELDDFAIDCCLEHIEGIYGDRSLEILRFHKAIGF; translated from the coding sequence ATGGCAAATTGGCAATGTGTTAAACAATGTGGGGCTTGTTGTAATCTTGACCCCTCAGAACGTCCAGATTTAGAAGAGTATCTCTCACCCGCAGAATTGGAACAATACTTGAGTATGGTTGGCGAAGGCGGGTGGTGCATTAATTTCGACCATACCAACAGAGAATGCAGTATCTATGCAAATCGCCCCCGTTTCTGCCGTGTAGAACCAGAGACATTTCAGGATATGTATGGAATTGAGCCAGAAGAACTCGACGATTTTGCTATTGACTGCTGTCTTGAACACATAGAGGGAATTTATGGCGATCGCAGTCTGGAAATACTCCGCTTTCACAAAGCCATTGGTTTTTAA
- a CDS encoding TMEM165/GDT1 family protein has product MDWHLLGLSFLTVFLSELGDKSQLAAIALSGRSQSRKAVFFGTAGALLLTSLLGALAGGAVAELLPTRILKAIAAIGFAILAARLLLFNNEASADSESSDLT; this is encoded by the coding sequence ATGGACTGGCATCTTTTAGGACTCAGCTTTCTCACAGTTTTTCTCTCAGAATTAGGCGACAAAAGCCAATTAGCAGCGATCGCACTTTCTGGACGTTCTCAATCTCGGAAAGCAGTATTTTTCGGTACGGCTGGGGCATTATTGCTCACCAGCCTTTTAGGAGCATTAGCCGGGGGTGCTGTGGCTGAATTATTACCTACACGCATATTAAAGGCGATCGCGGCTATCGGTTTTGCTATCCTGGCTGCACGTTTGCTGTTGTTTAACAATGAAGCCTCAGCCGATTCTGAATCATCTGACCTGACGTGA
- a CDS encoding HAD family hydrolase, with protein sequence MYSHPNFPLGYSPTLKQLSQASFQNIRLIATDMDGTLTERGKFSATLLQALEDLAVAGIKVLIVTGRSAGWMSGLSHLLPIVGAIAENGGLFYPSGHDQPVNLTDIIDLAAHRQGLGRAFAALKTKFPQIQESADNRFRVTDWTFDVANLTSDDLNILSNLCQEMGWGFTYSNVQCHIKPQGQDKAVGLLQVLQEYLPEFSPEQVLTVGDSPNDESLFNQDHFSNSVGVANVRRYANQLQHQPTYITTAAEGSGFCELCSYLLARGEIQREWGVGSRE encoded by the coding sequence ATGTACAGTCACCCCAACTTCCCTCTAGGATATTCACCCACCTTGAAACAACTTTCTCAGGCTTCATTTCAGAATATTCGCCTAATTGCTACAGATATGGATGGTACGCTCACGGAAAGGGGCAAATTTTCGGCGACATTGCTGCAAGCTTTAGAAGATTTAGCGGTGGCTGGGATAAAAGTATTAATTGTGACTGGACGTTCTGCGGGGTGGATGAGTGGATTGAGTCACTTGTTGCCTATTGTGGGGGCGATCGCCGAAAACGGTGGTCTATTCTATCCATCTGGGCATGATCAACCAGTAAATTTAACGGACATTATTGACTTAGCAGCCCATCGCCAGGGTTTAGGTCGGGCTTTTGCGGCTTTAAAAACCAAATTTCCCCAAATCCAGGAATCCGCCGACAATCGTTTTCGGGTCACTGATTGGACATTTGATGTGGCAAATTTGACTTCAGATGACTTAAACATACTGAGTAATCTTTGTCAAGAAATGGGTTGGGGATTTACTTATAGTAATGTGCAGTGTCACATTAAACCCCAAGGGCAAGATAAGGCTGTAGGATTATTGCAAGTGTTGCAAGAATACTTACCTGAGTTTTCCCCAGAACAAGTGCTGACTGTGGGTGATAGTCCCAATGACGAAAGTTTATTTAATCAAGATCATTTTTCTAATTCTGTAGGTGTAGCGAATGTACGGAGATATGCAAATCAGTTGCAACATCAACCTACTTATATAACTACGGCGGCGGAAGGATCAGGTTTTTGCGAGTTATGTAGTTATCTTTTAGCAAGGGGGGAAATACAGAGGGAGTGGGGAGTGGGGAGTAGGGAGTAG
- a CDS encoding single-stranded-DNA-specific exonuclease RecJ — MLNQAFPQPTTPQRRLPNQRWEFYPQQPEFAQNLAMVTNVSPIISQLLLNRGITTPEAAEAFLNPESVVLPSPLEEFPDLALSVELLQEAIASQAKIAICGDYDADGMTSTALLLRSLRSLGAQVDYAIPSRMHDGYGINQRIVEEFHSEGVELILTVDNGISAYEPIARARELGLNVIVTDHHDIPPKLPPANAILNPKLIAASSPYRSVAGVGVAYILAVSLAQQLGEIKGLVQPMLALFTLGTIADLAPLTGVNRRWVKRGLKHLPKSNLPGIKALIQVAGLQAREEGQGEITISPPSPSLGQTQLIASPSSPKTLKPEDIGFRLGPRINAIGRIGDPQTVIELLTTDDMAIALERATQCELTNISRQQMCEEIEQEAIAYVETEFVSSLPQDRVLVVIQPNWHHGVIGIVASRLVERYGVPVFIGTYEDEGHIRGSARGIPEFNVFEALQYCHDLLGKFGGHKAAGGFSFPAENLQILRSRLSEFANQCLELQHLKPLLKIDAEADLNQLNQPLYQQINALHPCGMENPDPLFWTSQVQVIEQKIVGKGHIKLTLSQTINDQQYKIKAIAWRWEDYFPLPPQIDIAYKLRENHFNGNTTIELELLGARLPNAQLSHQAINSQQLPKSHLFKQSPASPLKTHFQYKQRNYTCGIYQNDVLAELRIKNPEGKVLVMQPGHTIGLLGENRQDSKEIDISQPQYDHIIQAALQALSALSPELSVTQP, encoded by the coding sequence ATGCTCAATCAAGCTTTCCCACAACCGACAACTCCTCAGAGGCGTTTACCGAATCAGCGCTGGGAATTTTATCCGCAGCAACCAGAATTTGCCCAAAATCTGGCAATGGTGACCAATGTTTCCCCGATTATTAGCCAGTTATTGCTGAATCGTGGGATCACTACACCAGAAGCCGCAGAAGCTTTTTTAAATCCAGAGTCTGTAGTCTTACCTTCACCTTTAGAAGAATTTCCCGATTTGGCTCTGAGTGTGGAGTTATTGCAAGAGGCGATCGCATCTCAAGCTAAAATTGCCATCTGTGGAGATTATGATGCCGATGGTATGACTAGCACGGCTTTGCTGTTGCGTAGTCTCCGCAGTTTAGGCGCGCAAGTCGATTACGCTATCCCTAGCCGAATGCACGATGGTTATGGGATTAATCAGCGCATTGTCGAAGAATTTCATAGTGAAGGTGTAGAACTGATTCTGACTGTAGATAATGGGATTTCGGCTTATGAACCCATCGCTAGAGCCAGAGAACTCGGTCTGAATGTCATTGTCACAGATCACCACGACATCCCCCCCAAATTACCCCCAGCTAACGCCATCCTCAATCCTAAACTGATCGCGGCATCTTCACCTTATCGGAGTGTTGCGGGTGTGGGTGTCGCCTACATTTTAGCGGTATCTCTAGCGCAACAGTTAGGAGAAATTAAAGGCTTAGTTCAGCCGATGTTAGCTTTATTTACACTGGGAACAATTGCAGACTTAGCTCCCTTAACCGGGGTAAACCGTCGCTGGGTAAAACGTGGTTTAAAGCATTTACCCAAGTCTAATCTACCAGGCATCAAGGCGTTAATTCAAGTGGCTGGCTTGCAGGCGAGGGAAGAAGGACAAGGAGAAATTACCATTTCCCCGCCATCTCCTTCTCTGGGACAGACGCAATTGATCGCCTCTCCCTCATCTCCTAAAACCTTAAAGCCTGAAGATATTGGCTTTCGCTTGGGGCCACGAATTAATGCTATCGGTCGCATTGGTGATCCTCAGACGGTGATTGAATTATTAACTACTGATGATATGGCGATCGCACTAGAACGGGCGACACAGTGTGAGTTAACAAACATTAGCCGTCAGCAAATGTGCGAGGAAATTGAACAAGAAGCGATCGCCTATGTCGAAACAGAATTTGTGTCATCTCTCCCACAAGACCGAGTATTGGTGGTTATCCAACCGAATTGGCATCACGGTGTAATTGGGATTGTCGCCTCTCGCTTGGTGGAACGCTACGGTGTGCCTGTGTTTATTGGCACTTATGAAGATGAAGGACACATTCGCGGTTCGGCTCGTGGAATACCTGAGTTTAATGTGTTTGAAGCCTTACAATATTGTCACGATTTATTAGGTAAATTTGGCGGACACAAAGCCGCAGGGGGTTTTTCTTTCCCAGCCGAGAATTTGCAGATATTGCGATCGCGTTTATCTGAATTTGCTAATCAGTGTCTAGAACTACAGCACCTGAAACCACTACTCAAAATTGATGCTGAAGCTGATCTCAATCAACTCAATCAGCCGCTTTACCAACAAATTAATGCTCTTCACCCCTGTGGTATGGAGAACCCCGATCCCTTATTCTGGACATCTCAGGTTCAAGTCATTGAGCAAAAAATTGTCGGTAAAGGTCACATTAAATTGACACTCAGCCAAACTATTAATGATCAGCAGTATAAAATTAAAGCGATCGCCTGGCGTTGGGAAGATTATTTTCCCCTACCGCCGCAAATCGATATCGCTTACAAGCTGCGAGAGAATCACTTTAATGGCAATACTACCATTGAGTTAGAATTACTCGGTGCCAGACTTCCCAATGCTCAGTTGAGTCATCAAGCCATCAATTCCCAACAGCTACCGAAATCTCATCTATTTAAACAGTCGCCAGCCAGTCCATTAAAAACGCACTTTCAGTACAAGCAGCGAAATTATACTTGTGGTATCTATCAAAACGACGTTTTAGCAGAATTAAGAATTAAAAATCCTGAAGGCAAAGTTTTAGTCATGCAACCAGGACATACAATTGGTCTACTAGGCGAAAATCGTCAAGACTCCAAAGAGATTGATATATCTCAACCACAGTATGACCACATTATCCAAGCTGCCCTTCAGGCATTATCAGCGCTAAGTCCTGAGTTGTCAGTAACCCAGCCCTAA
- a CDS encoding alpha/beta hydrolase, with translation MKYLPIIYVRGYAGSDKDVEQAVEDPFYGFNHGSAHIRVGAEGNPEQFFFESPLLRLITDHGYRPVFDHHQNQQLSKNPKSISIYRFYDETTESWGSQRAIRLSMEQIAEGLRELINAVKFQTGAPKVYLIAHSMGGLVCRSLIQKIYPERKEKAIDHIDKLITYGTPHGGIHFDVGGGVIEKIIDTLKLNNMDDFGPRRMYEYLTPKTQQKLLLPDDFDAQSLNNAFPADRVFSIIGTNARDYEVGGGLAQKTVGAQSDGLVQIEKAYVKESHRAYIHRTHSGRYGMVNSEEAYQNLQRFLFGDIKVKLSLCNVALSDRNNTFYQMEVRSALRGLPVAIHEQSIAHYCPITLELAREKPIPIFTAFMVPSYSATADSTCRYAIRLALHSFEKKARNWLFGSNIDQLPLWSDYLIVDVTPINGVYTAKYTWNYDSEEPHIPIIPNPKEDVFIADILLPERGKKVLGNQARVHLEISPWNKGNGDGSD, from the coding sequence ATGAAATATTTACCAATTATCTATGTGCGTGGATATGCTGGCTCAGATAAAGACGTTGAGCAAGCGGTTGAAGATCCATTTTATGGATTTAATCATGGCTCTGCACATATTCGGGTGGGTGCGGAAGGAAACCCGGAACAGTTTTTTTTCGAGAGTCCACTATTGCGGCTAATCACTGATCACGGTTATCGACCTGTTTTTGACCATCATCAAAATCAGCAGTTGAGCAAAAACCCGAAATCTATTTCGATTTACCGATTTTATGATGAAACTACCGAAAGCTGGGGTTCTCAGAGAGCTATCAGACTGTCAATGGAGCAAATAGCTGAGGGTTTAAGAGAACTGATTAATGCTGTTAAATTTCAGACAGGCGCACCCAAAGTTTACTTAATTGCCCACTCGATGGGGGGTCTGGTTTGTCGCAGCCTGATCCAGAAGATTTATCCAGAGAGGAAGGAGAAGGCTATTGATCACATTGATAAGTTGATCACCTATGGTACACCTCATGGTGGCATTCATTTTGATGTGGGGGGTGGGGTAATCGAAAAAATTATCGACACACTCAAATTAAATAATATGGATGACTTTGGCCCCCGGCGGATGTATGAATATTTGACACCTAAAACACAGCAAAAACTGTTGTTACCTGATGATTTTGATGCCCAAAGCCTGAATAATGCTTTTCCAGCAGACCGGGTTTTTTCGATTATTGGGACAAATGCCCGTGATTACGAAGTAGGTGGTGGTTTGGCACAGAAGACTGTGGGCGCTCAAAGTGATGGTCTAGTTCAAATTGAGAAAGCCTATGTCAAAGAATCACATCGCGCCTATATTCATCGGACTCATAGTGGCCGTTATGGAATGGTTAACTCGGAAGAAGCTTATCAGAATCTGCAACGCTTTTTATTTGGTGATATCAAGGTTAAATTATCCCTTTGTAATGTGGCGTTAAGCGATCGCAACAATACTTTTTATCAGATGGAAGTCCGATCTGCCCTGCGTGGTCTTCCTGTTGCTATCCATGAACAAAGTATTGCTCATTATTGTCCCATTACACTAGAGTTAGCTAGGGAAAAACCCATCCCCATTTTTACAGCTTTCATGGTTCCCAGCTACTCAGCTACTGCTGATTCTACTTGCAGATATGCCATTAGATTAGCGTTGCATTCCTTTGAGAAAAAAGCGCGCAACTGGTTGTTTGGTAGCAATATCGACCAACTACCCTTGTGGTCTGACTATCTGATCGTGGATGTTACACCCATAAATGGTGTATACACGGCTAAGTATACTTGGAATTATGACAGCGAAGAACCACACATTCCCATCATCCCCAATCCCAAGGAAGATGTTTTCATCGCTGATATTCTCTTACCTGAACGAGGGAAAAAAGTTTTGGGGAATCAAGCAAGAGTTCATTTGGAAATTTCTCCTTGGAATAAGGGAAATGGGGATGGTAGTGATTAA
- the devC gene encoding ABC transporter permease DevC, which yields MNRKIPLSWLQLTRDKSRLAVALAGIAFADILMFMQIGFRDALYYSNVRLHGSLQGDIVLINQQSNALLAMQTFSQRRLYKALELQAVESVHPIYLDYTTWRNPVTGRPRSILIFGMNPESNLFDLPGVEENLDKLKLPDVVLFDSSSREEYGPIAAELKQGNTLTAEVQRRRVKVDGLFTLGASFGADGNLITSDVNFLRIFANRQRGLIDIGLIRLNRGQNANIVAQQLRSYLPEDINVLTKQEFIDFERNYWASSTAIGFIFTLGTIMGFIVGTVIVYQILYTEVSDHLSEYATLKAIGYTQKYLLTVILQEALLLACLGYIPGWIIAMFMYSSARDATLLPVFMSYERAITVLILTIIMCFVSGAIAVRKLRSADPADIF from the coding sequence ATGAATCGTAAAATCCCCCTGTCCTGGCTACAACTGACGAGAGACAAAAGTCGCCTAGCCGTGGCTCTGGCAGGAATTGCCTTTGCCGATATTCTGATGTTTATGCAAATTGGTTTTCGGGATGCACTCTATTATAGTAACGTTCGGTTACATGGTAGCCTACAGGGCGACATCGTTTTAATTAATCAACAATCTAACGCATTGCTAGCAATGCAAACCTTTTCCCAAAGAAGATTGTATAAAGCTTTAGAATTACAAGCAGTAGAATCTGTACATCCGATATATTTGGATTATACAACTTGGCGAAATCCAGTCACAGGTCGCCCCCGGAGCATTCTGATTTTTGGCATGAATCCCGAATCTAATCTGTTTGATTTGCCTGGGGTTGAGGAAAATTTGGATAAATTGAAACTACCTGATGTGGTTTTATTTGACAGTTCTTCTAGAGAAGAATATGGTCCAATTGCGGCAGAATTGAAGCAAGGAAACACTTTAACAGCAGAAGTACAAAGAAGACGAGTTAAAGTGGATGGATTATTTACTTTAGGTGCATCTTTTGGCGCAGATGGTAATTTAATTACCAGTGATGTGAATTTTTTGAGGATATTCGCTAACCGTCAACGAGGATTAATTGATATTGGTTTAATTAGACTAAATCGAGGACAAAATGCCAATATAGTCGCCCAACAATTGCGGAGTTATTTACCTGAAGATATTAATGTTTTAACGAAACAAGAATTTATTGATTTTGAGCGCAATTATTGGGCAAGTAGTACGGCTATTGGATTTATCTTCACTTTAGGTACAATTATGGGCTTTATTGTCGGCACTGTAATTGTTTATCAAATCCTTTATACCGAAGTTTCCGATCACTTGTCAGAATATGCTACGTTGAAGGCAATCGGTTATACGCAAAAATACTTATTAACTGTCATTCTTCAAGAAGCATTGCTATTAGCTTGCTTAGGATATATTCCTGGATGGATTATTGCGATGTTTATGTACTCCAGTGCTAGAGACGCTACACTATTACCAGTGTTTATGAGTTATGAACGAGCCATAACTGTGTTGATTCTCACGATAATTATGTGTTTTGTTTCCGGCGCGATCGCTGTACGTAAATTACGTTCTGCCGATCCAGCAGATATCTTTTAA
- the psb30 gene encoding photosystem II reaction center protein Ycf12/Psb30 — translation MFDALTNLNWEVIFQLVSVGLILISGPVVIFVLAFRNGNM, via the coding sequence ATGTTTGACGCTTTAACCAATCTCAATTGGGAAGTAATCTTCCAGCTAGTTTCCGTTGGACTAATCCTCATTTCTGGCCCGGTAGTAATATTTGTACTGGCATTTCGCAACGGCAATATGTAG
- a CDS encoding TMEM165/GDT1 family protein — MNLDSVPVTFSVTSETENQPEIKDCNESNLTAAIIEPLQPVVTDSQKKQESVAAIFGTTFITIFLAEIGDKTQLSTLLMSAESHAPWVVFIGSGAALITTSLLGVLLGGWMANRLSPKTVEKSAGMMLLLISLMLFWDVIRNS, encoded by the coding sequence GTGAATCTTGACTCTGTACCTGTAACTTTTTCTGTCACATCGGAGACTGAAAACCAACCAGAAATAAAAGACTGTAACGAATCTAATTTAACTGCTGCCATCATTGAGCCACTTCAGCCTGTAGTTACCGATAGTCAAAAAAAGCAGGAATCAGTAGCGGCAATTTTTGGTACTACTTTCATTACGATATTTCTGGCAGAAATTGGCGATAAGACTCAGCTATCCACCTTATTAATGAGTGCAGAATCTCATGCACCGTGGGTAGTGTTTATCGGATCTGGGGCGGCGCTGATTACCACCAGCTTGTTAGGTGTGCTTTTAGGTGGTTGGATGGCTAATCGCCTCAGTCCCAAAACCGTAGAAAAATCAGCGGGGATGATGTTATTGCTCATTTCCCTGATGTTGTTTTGGGATGTAATTCGTAATTCGTAA
- a CDS encoding GAF domain-containing protein: protein MSVHESSFGESADLIIGISNQEDYYLQPNSTGVGKLARKNETFSSFLAPLTQDTFKQVVAEVEQKLQIVHQTLSMLDSQGFEKILQEMLHSITFKTGELLGADRTTIFLLDEEKQELWSTLAEGEGEASLEIRIPADKGIAGEVATFKKVINIPFDFYQDPRSVFAQQQDKRTGYRTYTMLALPLLNEQGKLVAVVQLLNKLKSSNHADDPISERIDTEGFSKADEQLFQEFAPSIRLILESSRSFYVATQKQRALAGLMKAIKSLSQSSLDLEDTLNRVMAEAKELMNADRSTLWLIDRDRHELWTNITHDNGATKELRVPIGKGFAGMVAASGEKLNIPFDLYDHPEADTAKQMDQQNGYRTCSLLCMPVFNADQQLIGVSQLVNKKKSGDFPAYNPAIWPKAPECFQASFDSNDEEFMEAFNIQAGVALQNAQLFATVKQQEQMQQDILRSLSNGVISTDKAGLIITANESAKYLLGLEPEYRLEGKLITEAIAIKEGDFSKWYQDALQGNDIKITQQYYPDRTLVSDGVELHSINLSINTIADASDLQQVRGALVVMEDISDEKRLKSTMYRYMTQELAEELLKLDDAKLGGDRKEVSILFSDIRGYTTLTENLEAEEVVSMLNDYFESMVEAVFKHKGTLDKYIGDAIMAVFGSPLPLENHAWMAVQTSVEMRHRLIEFNQRRHVAGQPRIKIGIGINSDTVISGNIGSSKRMEFTAIGDGVNLGSRLESISKQYGCDIILSDNTFKPCQDQIWARELDYIRVKGRNEPVAIYELVGLRTDTVNSEKLQVIEYYHKGREYYLNRQFSYARAEFAKVLGVDNQDKAAMLHLLRCQHWLQSPPTDFEWDQGVWTFQEK, encoded by the coding sequence ATGTCAGTCCATGAAAGTAGTTTTGGGGAGAGCGCAGATTTAATTATTGGTATTAGTAACCAAGAAGATTACTACTTGCAACCAAATTCTACTGGTGTAGGTAAGTTGGCTAGAAAGAACGAAACTTTTTCCAGCTTTCTTGCTCCCTTGACTCAGGATACATTTAAACAAGTTGTTGCAGAAGTCGAGCAAAAATTACAGATTGTTCATCAAACCCTATCAATGTTAGATTCTCAAGGGTTTGAAAAAATTCTCCAAGAAATGTTGCATTCGATTACCTTTAAAACTGGAGAATTATTAGGGGCAGACAGAACAACGATATTCTTGTTAGATGAAGAGAAACAAGAACTTTGGTCAACTTTAGCTGAGGGGGAAGGAGAAGCTTCTCTAGAAATTCGGATTCCAGCCGATAAAGGTATAGCAGGCGAAGTCGCCACTTTCAAGAAAGTCATCAATATTCCTTTTGATTTTTATCAAGATCCGCGTTCGGTATTTGCTCAACAACAAGACAAAAGAACCGGCTATCGGACTTACACCATGCTAGCCTTGCCACTATTGAATGAGCAAGGAAAATTAGTGGCTGTGGTGCAATTACTGAATAAATTAAAATCGTCAAATCATGCTGATGATCCGATATCAGAGCGGATTGATACTGAAGGCTTTAGCAAGGCGGACGAACAATTATTTCAAGAATTTGCTCCTTCAATTCGACTGATTTTAGAGTCGTCACGCTCGTTTTATGTAGCGACTCAAAAACAAAGAGCCTTAGCGGGGTTAATGAAGGCGATTAAGTCTCTGAGTCAAAGTAGCCTCGATTTAGAAGATACCCTGAATCGGGTGATGGCAGAGGCTAAGGAACTGATGAATGCTGATCGCAGTACTCTCTGGCTCATAGATCGCGATCGCCATGAATTATGGACTAACATTACTCACGATAATGGTGCTACTAAGGAGTTGAGAGTCCCAATAGGTAAAGGCTTTGCGGGCATGGTAGCAGCATCTGGAGAAAAGCTGAATATTCCTTTTGATTTGTACGACCATCCGGAAGCAGATACTGCTAAACAAATGGATCAGCAAAATGGCTATCGTACCTGTAGTTTACTGTGTATGCCAGTATTCAATGCTGATCAGCAATTGATTGGAGTAAGTCAATTAGTCAATAAAAAGAAATCAGGTGATTTTCCGGCATATAATCCGGCTATTTGGCCGAAAGCGCCTGAATGCTTCCAAGCTAGTTTTGACAGCAACGATGAAGAGTTTATGGAAGCTTTTAATATTCAAGCCGGTGTGGCGCTGCAAAATGCTCAGTTGTTTGCCACAGTCAAGCAACAAGAACAAATGCAACAGGATATTTTGCGTAGTCTTTCTAATGGCGTGATTTCTACAGATAAAGCCGGGTTAATTATTACTGCCAACGAAAGTGCTAAATACTTATTAGGATTAGAACCCGAATACCGTTTAGAAGGTAAATTAATTACTGAGGCGATCGCAATTAAAGAAGGTGACTTTAGTAAATGGTATCAAGATGCTTTACAAGGCAATGATATCAAGATTACTCAGCAATATTACCCTGATCGGACACTGGTGAGTGATGGAGTAGAACTGCACAGTATTAATTTGTCGATCAACACAATTGCTGATGCTAGCGATTTACAGCAAGTCCGGGGGGCGCTAGTGGTGATGGAAGATATCAGCGATGAAAAGCGCCTCAAGAGTACGATGTACCGCTACATGACTCAGGAATTAGCCGAAGAATTGCTGAAATTGGATGATGCTAAATTAGGTGGCGATCGCAAAGAAGTTTCAATTCTATTTTCCGATATTCGCGGTTACACCACTTTAACAGAAAATTTGGAAGCTGAAGAAGTGGTGAGTATGCTCAACGACTATTTTGAGTCAATGGTAGAAGCAGTATTTAAACATAAAGGCACTCTGGATAAATATATCGGGGATGCAATTATGGCTGTATTTGGTTCCCCTCTACCTTTGGAAAACCACGCCTGGATGGCGGTGCAAACATCAGTAGAAATGCGCCATCGCTTGATTGAATTTAATCAACGTCGCCACGTTGCTGGTCAGCCCAGAATTAAAATTGGCATTGGCATCAATTCTGATACTGTGATCAGTGGCAATATCGGCTCTAGTAAGCGGATGGAATTTACAGCAATTGGTGATGGCGTTAATCTGGGTTCCCGATTAGAAAGCATTAGTAAACAATACGGTTGTGACATTATTCTCAGCGATAATACTTTTAAACCTTGCCAAGACCAAATTTGGGCTAGAGAATTAGACTACATTCGCGTCAAAGGTAGAAATGAGCCAGTAGCTATTTACGAATTGGTGGGTTTGCGTACTGATACTGTTAATAGCGAAAAATTACAAGTAATTGAGTATTATCACAAAGGACGCGAGTATTACCTCAATCGCCAGTTTAGCTATGCTAGAGCTGAGTTTGCCAAGGTTTTGGGAGTTGACAACCAAGATAAAGCTGCTATGTTGCATCTCCTGCGTTGTCAGCACTGGTTGCAATCACCGCCCACAGATTTTGAATGGGATCAGGGCGTTTGGACTTTTCAAGAGAAATAG
- a CDS encoding DevA family ABC transporter ATP-binding protein: MRQEPVIAIKNLNHYYGKGALKKQILFDINLEVYPGEIVIMTGPSGSGKTTLLSLIGGLRSVQEGSLKFLGVEMSGASQNRLVQIRRNIGYIFQAHNLLGFLSATQNVQMAVELNDHVTQNEAIAKSQAMLGAVGLQDKVTYYPDSLSGGQKQRIAIARALVNSPPLVLADEPTAALDKQSGRDVVEIMQGLAKEQGTSILLVTHDNRILDIADRIVEMEDGLLARDSPSVVISEKP; the protein is encoded by the coding sequence ATGAGACAAGAACCTGTAATTGCCATAAAAAACCTCAACCACTACTATGGCAAAGGCGCATTAAAAAAACAGATTCTATTTGACATTAACCTAGAGGTTTATCCTGGGGAAATTGTGATTATGACGGGGCCGTCAGGTTCAGGTAAAACAACGTTACTGAGCTTAATTGGTGGGTTGCGGTCTGTACAAGAGGGCAGTTTAAAGTTTTTAGGTGTAGAAATGTCTGGTGCTAGTCAAAATAGACTAGTGCAAATTCGGCGTAATATTGGTTATATTTTTCAAGCTCATAATTTGTTGGGTTTCTTAAGTGCCACACAAAATGTGCAGATGGCGGTGGAGTTGAATGATCATGTCACTCAAAATGAAGCAATTGCTAAATCACAAGCCATGCTGGGAGCAGTTGGTTTGCAGGATAAAGTGACTTACTACCCAGACAGCCTTTCTGGTGGACAAAAACAAAGAATAGCGATCGCCCGCGCCCTAGTCAATAGTCCTCCCTTAGTGCTAGCAGACGAACCCACGGCAGCTTTGGACAAACAATCAGGACGTGATGTTGTAGAAATCATGCAGGGACTTGCTAAAGAACAAGGAACTTCTATTTTGCTAGTAACTCACGATAATCGCATCTTGGACATAGCTGATCGCATTGTGGAAATGGAAGATGGTCTTTTAGCCCGTGATTCACCAAGTGTAGTTATCAGTGAAAAACCATAA